The genomic interval ACCTAAGAATCATATCCCATTGAACTCGCATAATTTTTCAATTTCTCTTTCAAAAGGTTACGTGCGCGGTGTAATCTCGACCGTACAGTACCAATTGGAATGTCCAGGATTTTGGCCATTTCTTCATAGGTAAATCCTTCAATATCACAAAGAATAATTACAGTACGGAAGTCAACCGGTAAAGCGTTCAATGCATTTGCAACCTCGTCACCTATCAGTTCCTGTACTGCATCAGCACGAAGATCCACCGTATACGTAGTATCCGAAGCCTCTTCTGAATTATAAGTGGTTTCTACTTCCTGATAATCTACCTTAGAAGGCTCTTTACTTTTTTTACGGTAGTCGTTAATAAAACTATTCTTCAGGATACGAAAAAGCCATGCTTTAGCATTGGTACCCTGTTCAAAAGAAGAAATGAAGCGGAATGCCTTTAAGTATGTGTCCTGCACCAGGTCATTTGCATCGTCTTCGTCCATAGTAAGACGAAAGGCGAAGTTATACATGGAATCAATGTGTGGCATGAATTCACGATTGAAAACTTCATAGCGAAGATCATCCGTGTATTCATTATTCGTGAGCGTCTCTGACATGGCAACTAACATAGGAATGCTGAATTTACAAAGATTAATAACAGCTCCAAATGGTACAAATTAAAATTTAATGAACGGCCTTTGGGAACTGTTGCACAGCCATTATTTCATGATAAAAAATTTAATGTTTTTAAAAATTTACTTTCCGGCAAACATTAAATGTTGAGTTTTTCTCATAATGTATTCATGTATGTACATCAAATAACGAGCCAATTAATCTATGTCAGTCAAATTGTCATGCTACCTTTTAGAAAATAGTTCCAGAATGACAATTAAAATTGTTGTGAACAAAGTGCTGGCTGCAATACGAAGCATGGTGTACAAAATCATACTGAAATTATTCATCTCCATGAGAAATAACATGGTATGATGTATAAAAATAAGTGGCAGTATATATCCGAGAAAAGAGCCAAATCCCTGGGAACGGATTCCTACTTCTGCACGTTCAGAGCCTTTTGCATCCATTTGGTACTGAATTAAAAAAGGACGGAGATATGCAATCATTACAGTTGCCGAAGCGTGCATGCCAAAGGTGTTGGAAAAAACATCTATTGTAAAACCTGTTGCAAAGCCAATAAGCAGCAGATACATGCGGTTGATATCAGCCGGAAGCAGTAGAATTCCAGCAATATAAATGAAACAAAATGCATAATTGAATAACACCAGATTCCGCATAAAAAAAATCTGCAGAAACAGATACAGCAAAATCATTAAAGAATATTGAATGGCTTCACGTAAACTCATTTTCGCTCTTCTATAAGTGATTTAAGTGCTTCCTGCTCCCCAAGTTGTTGATTTTGTACCACATACACATAGGAAAGATTCCGGAAGTCTGTTGAAAGGCGAAGTACAATATTGTAAAAAGTCTGATCGGGGTGTACGGCAACGCTTTCGACTTTACCAACCATAATTCCGGGAGGAAAAACGGAGTTCTGGTTTGAGGTTACTGCCGAATCACCTTTAAAAACTTTTGTATATTTTGATACGTCTACCAGATCAATGAAATTAGGATCTTTTCCCGGCCATTTTGCATATCCAATTTCATTGCTGCGAACGAGCTTGGACGACACCATGAACTGAGAATGTAAGATGGATGTAATGACAGAATAATTTTCAGAACAAAAGCGTACTTTACCTACTACGCCGGTTGCCGAAATAACACCCATCCCCGGTTTGATACCGTCAGCCGAACCCTTGTCAATTGTGATTACATTGTTTGTGTTAGTAGTCTCATTATCAACTACCTTAGCTACGGTATACGTAAATCTGGCTGCGAAAAGAGAATCAGGAATATATCCGGCAGGTGCATCGGTTGGGTTCTTTTGGGAGAGAATTGCTACCATTGAATGCAGACGCGCATTTTCATTTGCTAGATCAGAATTTATTTCCCCTAGTTTGGTATATTCTTTGGCAGAATTGGAAAGAGCCAGTGTTTTTGCAACGTAGTAATTAGAGGTATTAAAGTACGTAGCTCCCCAATATGAATTGTTGCGCACAATCAACCATACACTGAGAACTTCCAGCAGGACAAATACCAAAAAGAAACGATTCCGGACAACGAAATCAACGAGTTGAAGCATTGGCTAAAAACGTTCACACACATTCTATCAATTTGTAATTGATAGAATGTGAACGACCCTTTACTACGAAATCAATACAGGTTTGTACAGTTCCAGGTTTTTCAGGACTTCTCCTGTACCCTTTACAACCGCTTTTAACGGATCATCAGCAATGTGTACAGGTAACTTGGTTTTCTGAGAAATACGACGGTCAAGACCATGTATCAATGCACCACCACCGGTAAGCCAGATTCCGTTTTTGAAAATATCTGCCGAAAGTTCAGGAGGAGAAATCTCCAGGGCTTTCATTACACCTTCTTCAATTTTAGAAATAGATTTATCAAGCGAGTAAGCAATCTCACTATAAGTTACCCTGATTTCTTTTGGAATCCCGGTCATCAAATCCCGGCCACGTACCTGATAATCTTCCAAAGCAACTTCCAGCTCCGGAGAAGCAGATCCGATAGCCATTTTTATTAATTCAGCAGAACGTTCACCAATCAGCAGATTGTGTTCGCGGCGCATGTAATCTACAATATCCCTGGTAAAAACATCGCCGGCAATACGAACGGACTGTTCACATACGATACCGGATAATGCAATGACGGCGATCTCTGTGGTACCACCACCGATGTCAACGATCATTACGCCATTTGGCTGGGTGATGTCAATTCCAATTCCTATGGCAGCTGCAATAGGTTCATGAACCATATAAACCTCTTTGGCCCCTGCATGCTCACAGGAGTCTTTTACTGCCCGTTTCTCAACCTCTGTAATGCCCGAAGGAATACAAACCACCATACGGTGTGAGGGAGTAAAAAAACGACTTCCGGTATCAATCATCTTGATCATACCTCTTATCATCATTTCTGCAGCAGTAAAATCGGCAATCACACCATCTTTAAGCGGACGGATTGTTTTTATATTTTCATTCGTTTTCTCATGCATTTGCATAGCCGTATGTCCTATCGCTAACACTTTACCAGTGGTTTTATCCATGGCTATAATCGAAGGCTCATCAACAACTACTGTATCTTTATGGATGATCAGGGTATTAGCAGTCCCTAAATCTATCGCTATGTCGCTTGTCAAAAAATCAAACAATCCCATATTTATTTTTAAAATTTACCCTCCCTTTGATTTCAGGTGTGCAAAATTACGGATTATTACCCACAAACAAAGGCATTTACTAAAATTCACTTTTGCCTTCATTTTCAGGCCCGAAACTGTCCATAAACCTTCGTTTGGAATAGAATTTACAAATCCTGTGTACCTTTGTTTTTACTATGGGAATTAAAGCACTTTTGAGTAAGCCTTTGGCTCAATATATTGTAACACAACAGCAGGAATGGATTTCCAGAAGTATGGAAATCCAGGAGGAATGGCGTGAAAAACTTGTGAAAAAAGCTGCCGATACCCAATTCGGCAAAGATCATAATTTTAAGGACATACGGTCGTATGCCGATTTTCAACGTGCAGTTCCGGTAAATGACTACGAGGATTTAAAAACATATATCAATAAAATAAAGGAAGGTGAAAATGATATATTATGGCCTGGAAAACCATTGTATTTCGCTAAAACATCGGGTACTACTTCCGGGACAAAATATATTCCTATTTCAAAAGATTCTATTTCGAACCACATCTCTTCGGCCCGAAATGCCATATTAAGCTACATTGCTGAAACTGGTAAAGCTCAGTTTCTCGATAATAAATTGATTTTTCTGTCAGGAAGTCCGGTTTTAACTGAAACAGGCGGTGTATTAACCGGCCGTTTATCTGGTATTTCCAATCATCATGTACCGGCATATCTGCGTTCCAATCAAATGCCGAGTTACGAAACCAATTGTATTGAAGACTGGGAAACGAAGCTGGACAGGATCATTGATGAAACGATAGACCAGCCTATGTCGCTGATTTCCGGTATTCCACCATGGGTACAGATGTATTTTGACAGGATTACGGCCCGGACCGGAAAAAAGATAAAAGACGTATTTCCTGATTTTTCCCTTTTTATTTATGGGGGAGTGAACTTTGAACCATACCGTGCCAAACTTTTTGAATCAATCGGCAAACGCATTGATTCGATAGAACTCTATCCGGCCTCAGAAGGTTTTTTTGCTTATCAGGATTCACAGGAAGAAGAAGGGCTGCTATTGCTTTTGAATACCGGAATTTTCTACGAGTTTATTCCGACCGAAAACTTTTTTGATGAAAAGCCTAAACGGTTATCCATTGGTGAAGTAGAAACTGGCCGGAATTATGCCATGATCATCAACAACAATGCGGGTTTATGGGGCTATTCTCTGGGAGATACAGTAAGATTTGTATCGGTGAATCCTTATAGAATTCTGGTAACGGGCAGGATTAAACATTTTATTTCTGCATTTGGTGAACATGTCATTGGCGAGGAAATTGAAAAAGCACTGCGTTATGCTATGGAACGCCATCCCGAAACGGAGGTTGTGGAATTTACAGTTGCGCCAATGGTAACGCCATCGCAGGGTGGTCTTCCGTATCATGAATGGCTGGTGGAATTTGCTACAAGGCCAGTTAATATCGAGCAATTTGTAAAAGATATAGACGGCAGACTGACGGAATTGAATGTATATTATGACGATTTGATTAAAGGAAATATTTTACGGCAACTTGTAATGGTTCCTTTACGCAAAAATTCATTTATTGATTATATGCGGGCTAACGGAAAGCTCGGCGGGCAAAATAAAATGCCAAGACTGTCAAATGACCGAAAGATTGCGGATGAACTGATTAAAATTAACCATTCCAGTCCGGTTATTAAATGAATGAATTTTTATGATAAAGAAAAGAATAGCCATTTTAGGTTCGACCGGCTCGATTGGAACACAGGCACTTGAAGTAATAGCAGCAAATCCTCAGACTTTTTCAGTAGAGGTACTTACCGCACAAAATAATGCAGACCTGCTGATAGAGCAGGCAATAAAATTTCTTCCAAAAGAAGTTGTTATTGGTAACGAAGCACTATACGACAAAGTAAACTCCGCCCTTTCCGGTTTTTTGATAAAAGTCTACAGCGGTGACTCAGCTTTGGTTTCGGTAGTTGAATCGGATTTTATTGATACCGTTTTAACGGCTATGGTTGGTTATTCGGGATTGTTGCCAACGATTCATGCAATAAAATCAGGAAAAGATATTGCGCTCGCCAATAAAGAAACATTGGTCGTAGCCGGAGAGCTGATCATGGGTCTGGCGAAGGAATACAATGTTAGTATTTATCCTGTCGATTCGGAGCATTCAGCTATTTTTCAATGTTTGGCAGGAGAATCTGAAAACGAGATTGAAAAAATTATTCTGACTGCATCTGGTGGCCCTTTTCGTGGAAAAAATCGTGAATTTCTTACTTCAGTAACTAAACAGCAGGCTCTCAAACATCCAAACTGGGCGATGGGAGCCAAAATTACCATCGACTCTGCCACGTTAATGAACAAAGGCCTGGAAGTCATTGAAGCAAAATGGTTATTTGATCTAACTCCGAAGCAAATTGATGTGATTGTGCATCCTCAAAGTATTGTGCATTCAATGGTTCAGTTTGGTGATGGAAGTATTAAGGCTCAAATGGGTTTGCCTGATATGAAATTGCCCATTCAATATGCACTTCATTATCCTCACAGGCTTAAATCTGACTTTCCAAGGCTTGATTTTGCAGATTTCCCTTCATTAACTTTTGAGAAACCTGATCTGGAAACTTTCCGGAATCTTGCTGTTGCTTATCGGGCATTGGAAAAAGGAGGGAATGCTGCCTGTATTGTTAATGCAGCAAATGAAGTAGCCGTTGATGCTTTTCTCCAAGATAAAATCAGATTTCTTGAAATTTCCGATATTATTATTGAAACCGTAGCCAGAATAAATTTTGTACAGAACCCGACGTATTTCGATTACGTTCAAACAAATGAAGCTGCAAGACGTTTTGCTTCAGATATGATTCAAGTAAAAGTCTAGATGAAATCCGAATTTCTTAAGTATTTTTCCGTGGCTATGGCCAGCACCCTTAAATTTTTCGGAGGTCCGATTACAGGAGTGATATTAAAACTGACATGGATGGAGACTGCCATTTGTTCTGCAATAGGGATGATGTTCAGTGTCTTACTGTTTACTTATGCTGGAAAAGGCGTACAGGCACTTGTTAAAAAGTATCGTAAAGCCCCGCCTAAAAAGTTTAGCAAAACCAACCGTATGGCAGTTAATATCTGGAAGAAGTTTGGTATTATAGGAATCGCATTTTTGACTCCTCCGCTTTTCACACCCATTTTCGGCCCGCTTCTTGCGGTAGCGTTCAGAGTTCCGAGATCCGCAATATTTCTTTGGATGTCTATCAGCGCCATCTTATGGGGACTCGGTGTATCTTACCTCGCTCATAAAATGACGTTTATTCAGGAATGGATTAAATAAATGAGCGGCGGACCGCTCCCTTACTTATCTGCTCACTTCCTTCTTTGGTGCAGTTGTTTTTTTCATAAAATCGCCTTGTGAAAAATATTTTTCGATCAGGCAGTACATCAGGATAAAAAAATATCTGCTGCCCATTTCCTTTATTTTAAGCTTAGATTCACCATATTTACGGTTGGTCCAGCTATTGGGAACTACTGCATAGTTATAACCGCGAACCATAGCTTTCAATGGCAGCTCGATTGTCAGATTGAAATGCGGGGCAAGAAAAGGTTTGATACCTTCAATCGTTTCCCTTTTATAAAGTTTGAATGCGTTGGTTGTATCATTGTATTTTATACCCATGAGCATACGCACGATAAAATTAGCAACACGGTTAATGGTTTTTTTCAAAGCAGGATAGTCTACTACTTTTCCCCCTTTTTCCCAACGTGATCCAAATACGCAGTCATAATCGCCCTCCAGCATTTTGAAATAATACTTTACCAGATCCTCCGGATCGTCCGACATATCAGCCATGAATACAGCTACACAATCACCGGTAAAGCGTTCAAGCCCGTATCTTACCGCATAGCCAAATCCATTTGGACCAGGATTGGTGTAATATATCAGTGTCGGAATTTCAATAGAAAGCGCATCGAGAACTTTTGCTGTGCCATCTTTTGAATTATCATTCGTGACACAGATTTCATGAGGTATATTGTACTTATTTAAGGTGCTGTGAAGGGATCTTAAAGTTTCTGATATCGATTCTTCCTCGTTATATGCTGGTATTACGATGCTTAGCTTCATGTAGATGAGAGTGGTAAAAAGAATGCAAATTAAATATTATTAATCCGGACTGCCAATTTTTTCCATTTTTGAAAGATGCGAAACGTATTTTGTAAGCGTTCTTTGAATGGTTTCATTGTAACGATAATCAAGCCATTGGTTTACATTCTCAAACATTTCTTTTCTGTTCAGCCAAAAACGGGCATTGGCCTGCGCATGAACGTTACTTAGTCCTGCACTATGTTTCCTGTAAATTCCCATTGTTTCTGGCAGATAACCTATTTTGCCATGTGCCGCTAATTGTATTACAACAGCCCAGTCACCCGCTGCTGCTTTGGCATGCCAGTCGGCAAAGTCATTGTTAAGGAAATAATTACGGTAAAGCCAGCTTGCCGTAGCCATAAACCAATTATCTTCCAGTATATCTTCAATGTTTGAAGTCAGTTTCTGGTCCGGACTATTAAATAAATGGCTGGCTGTTCCATCTTCATAAATTACTTCTGCATTGTGATGACAGATGACATAATCAGGATGAGAATCCAGGAAATCGACTTGTTTTTGGAGTTTGAGCGGATCTGTCCAGTAGTCGTCACCTTCGCACATAGCCACGTATTCACCTTTGCATGCTTTTAATAATTGCAGCACATTATTCCGGCCCGCAAATTCACGCGGCTCTTTTGGGCCCTGATTCTCTGTATGTAAAAAAGCACGAATCCGTCCTGGATTTTTGTCAATATATTCCTGAATAATGGCCTGCGTATTATCCGAAGAAGCGTCGTCACCTATAACAATTTCAAAAGGGAATGTAGTTTGCTGCATCAAGGCGCCATCCAGCATTTGAGCAATGTATTTTTCGTGATTATATGCCGGGACACAAACAGAAGCTTTCATAATATAAAAGGAGCTGTCAAACTGCTACGCATTGTCACACAGAACTGAGTCGAAGTGCAAGCGATACGACCCGCACTTCGACTCCGCTCAGCATTTTAGCATTTTGATAGCTCTTGAAAAATAGTTTTATGCATTTTAACTGAACACGTCCTGTAATTGATCTGTACTTGGAAAATCTGGTGTAACAAGTTCAGTTTCAGGTTTGTAAATATAAGCCATCGGATAACCCCGCTCTATAAATGTAGGTTCATCCAGATTATTATATCTCAATTGTACCGACCAGCGGATATTCCGGGTAATATTATTTCCGGACTGATGTATCAGAAATGCCGAAAACAGCACAATATCCCCCACTTTAAATTCCGTTTGTACAAAATCCTCTTCTTTTAGTGTAGTTGTAATTCCGCCTTGGTAACCAGAGGTATTTGAATGCTGCAAACCAGTTTTATGGCTGCCTGGAATTACTTGTAAAGCACCAATTTCTGCTCCCGCATCGACCATCGGAAACCAGATTACGGCACTGTCCAGAGAACCCTGTCCTGTACGCCAATCCTGGTGAGCATCCAGTTTCCAGTGCTTGCTGCCATCTTTGGATAAAAAACGACTATTAAATTGCATCGCCGCACGCGCACCAATGATCGGATTGGACAGTCCTGCTTCTTTTAATAAGTTTTCAATTTTGGGATCAAGCCCTAAGCGGTGAAGTGAAAAAGTATGCTGTACTGTTTTTCCTGTATTGACAAAGGCATTGAAATCTTTTTCGAAAAATTCAAACATGGCATTTTCGAAAACATCGCGGTCATCAATATCGACCGGTTTGCCGGTAACATGTTTGATCTGGGTTGCGAATATTTTGCGTGCTTCCAGATAAATTTTATTTATTTCTTCCTTATCCAGAAAATTTCTGAGAAGCACGTAACCATCCTTATTAAACTGTTCACGAAGTGTGCTCATAATATAATTAATTTTTTAGAAGACATTTTACCTCCAAAAGTATAACGTATCAGCAATCAAATTAATGACGGAAATCAGTAACTAATGTTAATCTTCCCAGACTGCATAAGCAAATCCGGCTGCCCCGAATCCATTTCCGTTATAAAGCAAGTATTTTTTGCCATTATGTTCGTAATAATTGGCATAATTAATCATCTGGTAATCAAAATCTTCCGGATTTTCCGATTTTGCTATTCCAACCAGATTATCCTTACGTTCCCAGTTAGTACCATCTGCCGACTCGGCATAGCCCAAACGATAACTTTGGTTACGGTCTGTCCGGTAATCTCTTGAATGGCGGTATGAATAATACATTTTATAGATTCCGTCTTCCTTAAAAACGCTTGGACGGCCTACGGCATGTAAGAAATCATCAAACTCCAGAGTAGGAACATCGCTGATTTCCCAGTGAACCCCATCTTTTGAAACAGCAGATTGTCCACGATAATAAGGTTCGGGATAACCGTGAATGTATTCGCATTTATGGCCCGAAATATACCACATCCGCCAGGTTCCGTCTTCTTCACGAAGTACAGAAGGTTGTGCTGCCCAGATCGGATTCTGAATGCTGCGATCCATGATCGGGCCGGTAAACATTTTTGTAAATGACAATCCACCGTCTTTACTGACGGCCAGTCCCATTGAGAGTCGGTAAGAATTCCAGGTACGGTTCCAGCCGGTGTAATACAGCCACATTTCACCATTGGGCATATCCACGAACCAAGAAGGCATCGCGCCGGTTTCATCATATTCTCCCGGTCCGCCTAGTTCAAGAATGGGTTTGTCGTGTATGTAAAGAATCTTTTTAGGATCTTCATAATCTACATCAATAAATGTCGGACGGGATTGTCCGCTTGCATCACGTGAAGAAAAATAGATGCGTAAGAAATCTTTATGTTTATATGCGTATGGAACCTGAGCATGAGAGAGGCTATGAGCCAGGCTTCCGTCAGGTTTGTATACGACTCCTTTTTTAACCCACATTTTTATTTAGTTTTTGGTAAATGGTTAGCTGTACAAAGTCAGCCTTCATTAATTATTTGAGTTGATTTATTTAAAAGTTTTACCTGATTAAAGCAAAGCTCAAAACCACTATTAATCAACTGCCTTCTCTGCTCTTACTCTCCAGTTATCTACAAAATCTTTCCCTGGGATTGGCAGGTCAATATCAACTTCTGGTGCTTTGGCTGTTACCCTGTATTCCATGATATAGAAAGCATTTCCAAAAACATAATGCAATTTGAAATTTTCAATATTTACAGGAACGTCTTCTATTGGCACCTCGGCACGGAATAGTGGATTTGCTTTTAATAAAGTGGCATAGGTTGGTGTATTCCTTAACCATGGTGCTACACTTTCATCACCAACTACAACTTTTCCACCAGGACGAACAACGCGTGTCAGTTCATCAAAAGCTCTCTTTCTTTCCGAAAATGTATTGATTCCGCCAAAATGGAAAACGGCATCAAAAGTATCGTCAGGAAAAGGAAGATAAGAACCGTTTCCAAGGAAATAATGAACATTTACATCCTCTGTGGAAAGTTTTTCCTGAGCCAGTTTAAGCATGTTTGGAGATAAATCAGACAAAACAGCGGTTCCACCCGGCCTTACTTTATCCAGTATAAGTGCGGAATCTTTACCAGTTCCTGCACCAACTTCAAGTGCTGTCATACCCGGTTCCAATTCCATCAGATCAATAAAAAACTTGCGGGTTGCCGCTTCATCTGAATGGTTCAGGGTTTCAAAAACCCATGAAACACCTTTATCATAACGAAGAAAAGCCTGATCATAAAGATATTGTTCTCTTGCATCTCCCGGAAGTAATTCCTTTGGATACAACATGTTAACAATGCCTGTTTCTCCTACTTCATAAATAACACCATCCGTACTGGTTAGTGTTTTGCCGTCTTCGGCAATAGTGAGTGTGCCGCCGGTTAGTGGACAAACCAACGATTCTAAAAATTCCTTATGATCCATTTTTGTGTTTTTCTTATTGATAAATCAGGTCAAAATTACTTTTTTCTTCGAAGAACGGTCAAAGTAATGTGCTTCTTAATTAATTCGTTTCCTTCATCCTGCTTCATTGCTTCTTACTGTCCATTCTATTTATTCGTACCTTTGGAGCGTTTCCGGATTAAATCCGATTCTGTTAAACCGATTTTGTTGTTATTATATGTCTCAGCTTCAGGAAAAAATAAAATCACTTGCGAAAGAACAATCAGAATATGTTATCGCTCACAGACGCCATTTACATAGTAATCCCGAACTTTCATTTGAAGAATTTAAAACAGCTGCATATGTAGCTCAGGAACTGCGTGCTATTGGGTTACAACCAGAAGAAGGATTCGCAGGAACGGGTGTTGTAGCAATTATAGAAGGCAGGAATCCGTCTTCAAAAACAGTTGGTTTACGGGCGGATATGGACGCCCTTCCTATTTTGGAAGCTAATGATGTTCCTTATAAATCGCAATTTCCTGGTGTAATGCATGCCTGCGGGCATGACGTACATACTTCGTCTTTGTTGGGAACTGCACGAATTCTGAACCAGGTAAGGAATGAATTTGATGGATCGATCAAACTGGTTTTTCAGCCTGCCGAAGAAAAAGCGCCTGGTGGAGCTTCGCTCATGATAAAAGAGGGTGTTCTTGAAAATCCAAGGCCTGCCAGTATGATCGGGCAACACGTGGCGCCCAATGTTCCTGTTGGCAAAATTGGTTTCAGGGAAGGCATGTACATGGCGAGTACAGATGAATTATATCTGACAGTGATTGGAAAAGGGGGCCATGCAGCAGCACCGCACCAGCTTGTAGATCCGGTACTAATGGCATCTCATATCATTGTAGCATTACAGCAAATCATAAGCAGAAACAGAAATCCAGCCAATCCGGCCGTACTTTCATTCGGGCGGTTTATTGCAGACGGCGTTACCAATGTGATTCCTAATGAAGTTACGATTCAGGGAACCTGGCGTTGTATGGATGAAGTATGGAGGGAAGAAGGACTGCAGAAAATGAAAAAACTGGCCGAAGGAATTGCCGAAGCAATGGGAGGAACCTGTGTTTTTGATATTGTCCGGGGTTATCCTTTTCTGAAAAACCATCCCGAACTTACACGCAGGGTAAGAACAGCAGCAACCCAATATGTAGGTGCAGACAACATAGTGGATCTGGATCTTTGGATGGCCGGCGAAGATTTCGCCTTCTATTCACAGGTGGTTGATTCCTGCTTTTACAGGCTGGGTACACGCAATGAAGCCAGAGGAATTATATCCGGAGTACACACACCTACCTTTGATATTGATGAATCGGCACTGGAAATTTCTACAGGCTTAATGAGCTGGCTGGCTATTTCAGAGCTTGATGCTTAGGAATATAACGTTTAAAAAGGCTATTGATTTTAAGGCTGATCACACCCAATACCGCTTCCTTAAATATCCCACGGGACATTTTGGAAGCGCCTTTTGTTCTGTCCGTAAATATAATCGGCACTTCTACCACATCAAACCCAAATTTCCATGCATTGAATTTCATCTCAATCTGAAAAGCATAACCAATAAATCTTACTTCATCCAGATTTATCGTTTTTAATACTTTACTCGTGTAGCATATAAAACCAGCCGTAGGGTCCATAACGGGCATGCCGGTTATTAATCGTACATAATATCCGGCAAAATAAGACATTAATACACGGTTGATTGGCCAGTTTACTACATTAACCCCGGTAATATAGCGCGATCCGATTGCTACATCATGATTCTCCACAGCACAGGCATGATAAAGGCGGATCAGATCTACGGGAGGATGAGAAAAATCAGCATCCATTTCAAATATAAACTCATACCCACGCTGCAATGCCCATTTGAAACCATGGATATAAGCTGTGCCCAAGCCAAGCTTTCCCTTTCTTTCTTCAAGATGCAGGGAGCCACTAAATTCAGCGATTAAATTTTTAACAACATTCGCGGTTCCATCAGGAGATCCGTCGTCTATTATTAATACATCAAATGATTGTTTAAGGCAAAATATATCGCGGATGATTGCTTCTATATTCT from Dyadobacter sp. NIV53 carries:
- a CDS encoding phytanoyl-CoA dioxygenase family protein; translation: MSTLREQFNKDGYVLLRNFLDKEEINKIYLEARKIFATQIKHVTGKPVDIDDRDVFENAMFEFFEKDFNAFVNTGKTVQHTFSLHRLGLDPKIENLLKEAGLSNPIIGARAAMQFNSRFLSKDGSKHWKLDAHQDWRTGQGSLDSAVIWFPMVDAGAEIGALQVIPGSHKTGLQHSNTSGYQGGITTTLKEEDFVQTEFKVGDIVLFSAFLIHQSGNNITRNIRWSVQLRYNNLDEPTFIERGYPMAYIYKPETELVTPDFPSTDQLQDVFS
- a CDS encoding class I SAM-dependent methyltransferase, whose protein sequence is MDHKEFLESLVCPLTGGTLTIAEDGKTLTSTDGVIYEVGETGIVNMLYPKELLPGDAREQYLYDQAFLRYDKGVSWVFETLNHSDEAATRKFFIDLMELEPGMTALEVGAGTGKDSALILDKVRPGGTAVLSDLSPNMLKLAQEKLSTEDVNVHYFLGNGSYLPFPDDTFDAVFHFGGINTFSERKRAFDELTRVVRPGGKVVVGDESVAPWLRNTPTYATLLKANPLFRAEVPIEDVPVNIENFKLHYVFGNAFYIMEYRVTAKAPEVDIDLPIPGKDFVDNWRVRAEKAVD
- a CDS encoding M20 family metallopeptidase yields the protein MSQLQEKIKSLAKEQSEYVIAHRRHLHSNPELSFEEFKTAAYVAQELRAIGLQPEEGFAGTGVVAIIEGRNPSSKTVGLRADMDALPILEANDVPYKSQFPGVMHACGHDVHTSSLLGTARILNQVRNEFDGSIKLVFQPAEEKAPGGASLMIKEGVLENPRPASMIGQHVAPNVPVGKIGFREGMYMASTDELYLTVIGKGGHAAAPHQLVDPVLMASHIIVALQQIISRNRNPANPAVLSFGRFIADGVTNVIPNEVTIQGTWRCMDEVWREEGLQKMKKLAEGIAEAMGGTCVFDIVRGYPFLKNHPELTRRVRTAATQYVGADNIVDLDLWMAGEDFAFYSQVVDSCFYRLGTRNEARGIISGVHTPTFDIDESALEISTGLMSWLAISELDA
- a CDS encoding polyprenol monophosphomannose synthase, translated to MNNSIVVIPTYNEIENIEAIIRDIFCLKQSFDVLIIDDGSPDGTANVVKNLIAEFSGSLHLEERKGKLGLGTAYIHGFKWALQRGYEFIFEMDADFSHPPVDLIRLYHACAVENHDVAIGSRYITGVNVVNWPINRVLMSYFAGYYVRLITGMPVMDPTAGFICYTSKVLKTINLDEVRFIGYAFQIEMKFNAWKFGFDVVEVPIIFTDRTKGASKMSRGIFKEAVLGVISLKINSLFKRYIPKHQALK